One genomic window of Camelina sativa cultivar DH55 chromosome 5, Cs, whole genome shotgun sequence includes the following:
- the LOC104784535 gene encoding caffeoylshikimate esterase-like — protein sequence MSLQSCQSQRNVKSSEFHYHEEYIRNARGVELFACRWIPSSSSPKALVFLCHGYGMECSDFMKECGIRLASAGYAVFGLDYEGHGRSMGSRCYIKKFENVVNDCYDYYTSICAQEEYMEKGRFLYGESMGGAVTLLLHKKDPSFWNGAILVAPMCKISEKVKPHPVVISVLTRVEEIIPKWKIVPTKNVIDAAFKDLVKREEVRNNKLIYQEKPRLKTALEMLRTSMNLEDTLHEITMPFFVLHGEADTVTDPEISKALYEKASTRDKTLKLYPGMWHALTSGEPDCNVDLVFADIITWLDLRTADPDSLTVTPIRVTTTTTTSIQRVPVKGVSNNTRWRLKRPYLNLLCGLNRRARLVKISKE from the exons atgTCGCTCCAGTCATGTCAATCGCAGAGAAACGTGAAGTCGTCAGAATTCCATTACCACgag GAATACATAAGAAATGCGAGAGGTGTTGAGTTGTTCGCTTGTAGATGGatcccttcatcttcttctcccaaaGCTCTCGTTTTCCTCTGCCatg GTTACGGTATGGAGTGTAGCGACTTCATGAAAG aatGCGGAATCAGACTGGCTTCAGCCGGATACGCTGTTTTCGGTTTGGACTATGAAGGTCATGGCAGGTCCATGGGATCTCGCTGCTACATCAAGAAGTTTGAGAACGTTGTCAATGATTGCTACGACTACTACACCTCTATTTGTG CGCAAGAGGAGTACATGGAGAAAGGCAGATTCTTGTATGGAGAATCCATGGGAGGTGCAGTCACCCTATTGCTTCACAAAAAAGATCCTTCGTTTTGGAACGGCGCCATTCTTGTTGCTCCAATGTGTAAG ATATCCGAAAAGGTGAAGCCACACCCGGTGGTGATTAGTGTGTTAACTAGAGTTGAAGAAATCATACCGAAATGGAAAATAGTTCCAACAAAAAACGTGATCGACGCTGCTTTCAAGGACCTGGTCAAGCGAGAAGAG GTAAGGAACAACAAGCTGATATATCAAGAAAAGCCGAGGCTTAAAACAGCACTTGAGATGCTCAGGACAAGCATGAACCTGGAAGACACTCTCCACGAG ATAACGATGCCTTTCTTTGTATTACACGGAGAAGCAGATACAGTGACGGATCCAGAGATAAGCAAAGCATTGTACGAGAAAGCTAGCACAAGGGACAAGACACTCAAGTTGTATCCAGGGATGTGGCACGCTCTCACGTCAGGTGAGCCTGACTGTAACGTTGACCTCGTTTTTGCTGACATCATCACATGGCTCGATCTTCGAACCGCTGACCCAGACTCTCTCACTGTCACTCCTATACGAGTGACTACCACCACGACTACGAGCATCCAGAGGGTTCCGGTTAAAGGAGTTAGTAACAACACTCGATGGAGGCTTAAACGTCCCTACTTGAATCTCCTTTGTGGTTTGAACCGCCGTGCCCGTCTGGTTAAAATTAGCAAggaataa